A genomic region of Miscanthus floridulus cultivar M001 chromosome 3, ASM1932011v1, whole genome shotgun sequence contains the following coding sequences:
- the LOC136545420 gene encoding uncharacterized protein, protein MTDKIQWPQVDLPFLVGAPLAKLPIGRQRKLRIKGWEEGGHRKKGKYTNEGEGEKGCDNDTVPTNVKGQKMIRGHMTCKRCGEKGHRQASAKCPYNGTAKKSKHRQPRKNVTKERPAEPSTPRRPTREEILRDSPGRVTRCKLAMLFGEGTSSQTDNITSPVRMPTVVPPKKMTPKRKLHIG, encoded by the exons ATGACAGATAAAATACAATGGCCACAAGTCGACCTACCATTCTTAGTTGGTGCACCTCTGGCTAAATTACCTATTGGAAGACAGAGGAAACTAAGAATTAAGGGATGGGAGGAAGGTGGACACAGGAAGAAAGGTAAATATACCAATGAGGGTGAAGGTGAGAAGGGATGTGACAACGATACTGTTCCAACAAATGTAAAGGGACAGAAGATGATCAGAGGACATATGACTTGCAAAAGATGTGGAGAAAAAGGTCACAGGCAAGCTAGTGCCAAGTGCCCTTACAATGGGACTGCAAAAAAGAG CAAGCATAGGCAACCTAGGAAGAATGTGACAAAAGAAAGGCCCGCAGAACCTAGCACCCCACGAAGGCCGACTAGGGAAGAAATCCTACGGGATAGTCCAGGAAGGGTCACTAGATG CAAGCTTGCGATGTTATTTGGAGAGGGCACATCTTCACAAACTGACAACATCACTAGCCCCGTGAGGATGCCTACCGTGGTGCCGCCAAAAAAGATGACTCCAAAGAGAAAGCTACACATTGGATGA
- the LOC136543496 gene encoding uncharacterized protein codes for MQNIKKLWNEWEIQFLVLLSFTLQIFLFFTGSLRRRSTNMLLTFIIWIAYLGADLVAVYALGFLSRHEDTTTGSDTLRGVHQLAFFWAPFLLIHLGGQDTITAFAIEDNFLWLRHLLNLIVQVTLAIYVFWKSIDQYSHQLTASGIFVSVTGIIKYGERTMALMYGNLRNMGGALQKNKNTMVPRLEQADDVDYLGIVSFALQSAPGVRELFARHTLHQMEDYQRSVLTSSRIRKAHMPKLLEVELDLMYDDLFTKAQVIRTKGGIVLRSLSQISMVVAFVLFLVSDHHGYSRADLAITYLLFSGAFFLEACAVFLLVMSPWTCIRQSEGRTLWSNSMGQYNFLSYVGCEKSRLSKLVKRVARMTAILVGANEGKKPLLWLSKLLDTEHVKVDKTTKESIIQTVYRSHRDHPISLVDAEWPNIGPFLKYLLPDFGASLGYGIVCFHIFTEVYLQHTFIDDISHLVTACRNLSNYMLYLVVTRPEMLPVSGTTGPTIKLFLDKIAQEDWHTWDRFTKLWRARDLLRRLAVHATSLSTGGELITFAWLLMAHKQLGDVGQPYAFIVGDVGTVPPIRPLLPRANHIV; via the exons ATGCAGAACATCAAGAAACTCTGGAATGAGTGGGAAATTCAGTTCTTGGTGCTCCTCAGTTTCACATTACAGATTTTCCTCTTTTTTACTGGCAGTCTTCGGCGGCGTAGCACCAACATGTTACTTACTTTCATAATTTGGATAGCTTACCTAGGTGCAGACTTGGTAGCAGTTTATGCCCTTGGCTTTCTTTCAAGACATGAGGATACAACTACTGGAAGTGACACTTTAAGAGGGGTCCACCAATTAGCTTTCTTTTGGGCACCTTTCCTTCTCATACATCTTGGTGGACAAGACACAATCACCGCTTTTGCCATTGAGGACAACTTTTTATGGTTGAGACATTTGCTGAATTTGATTGTTCAAGTTACCCTTGCCATCTATGTATTTTGGAAGTCCATTGATCAATACAGTCATCAACTTACAGCTTCAGGTATTTTTGTCTCTGTTACTGGAATCATCAAGTATGGGGAAAGGACAATGGCCTTAATGTATGGGAACCTAAGAAACATGGGTGGTGCTCTTCAGAAAAACAAAAACACGA TGGTTCCAAGACTAGAGCAGGCtgatgatgttgattatcttggCATTGTTTCTTTTGCTTTGCAATCAGCTCCAGGTGTACGAGAACTCTTTGCACGACACACCTTGCACCAAATGGAAGATTACCAAAGGAGTGTACTAACATCATCTAGAATTCGCAAGGCCCACATGCCCAAGTTATTGGAGGTTGAACTTGACCTAATGTACGATGATCTCTTCACCAAGGCTCAGGTGATTCGTACAAAAGGTGGCATCGTACTTCGAAGCTTGTCTCAAATTTCTATGGTAGTCGCTTTTGTGCTCTTCCTTGTAAGCGACCATCATGGATACAGCAGGGCCGATCTTGCAATCACATACTTGTTATTTTCCGGAGCCTTTTTCCTGGAAGCTTGTGCAGTATTTTTGTTAGTGATGTCGCCATGGAc CTGTATCAGGCAGTCTGAGGGGAGGACGCTATGGTCAAATTCCATGGGGCAGTACAACTTTCTGAGCTATGTGGGTTGCGAGAAGTCGAGGCTGTCCAAGCTAGTGAAGAGGGTGGCGAGGATGACGGCAATCCTAGTCGGAGCCAATGAAGGAAAAAAGCCATTGCTGTGGCTGAGCAAGCTGTTGGATACTGAACATGTCAAGGTGGACAAGACGACAAAGGAGTCTATCATACAGACAGTGTATAGATCACACAGAGATCACCCGATCAGTCTAGTGGATGCCGAATGGCCTAACATAGGCCCCTTCCTCAAATATCTGCTGCCCGACTTTGGAGCCAGTCTAGGTTATGGCATTGTGTGCTTTCACATATTCACGGAGGTATACTTACAGCACACTTTCATAGATGATATCAGTCACTTGGTAACTGCATGCCGCAATCTGTCCAACTACATGCTCTACCTTGTGGTAACACGACCTGAAATGCTGCCTGTCAGTGGCACCACCGGACCTACCATAAAATTGTTTCTTGACAAGATCGCTCAAGAAGATTGGCACACATGGGACCGTTTCACCAAATTGTGGAGAGCCAGAGATCTTCTGCGACGCTTGG CAGTGCATGCGACGTCGCTAAGCACAGGAGGGGAGCTCATCACCTTTGCTTGGTTGCTCATGGCGCACAAGCAGCTTGGAGATGTGGGACAACCGTATGCCTTCATTGTTGGCGATGTTGGTACTGTTCCTCCAATCAGGCCGTTGCTGCCCCGGGCCAACCATATAGTTTAG